One window of the Sparus aurata chromosome 17, fSpaAur1.1, whole genome shotgun sequence genome contains the following:
- the LOC115567212 gene encoding large proline-rich protein BAG6-like → MEEQTTDIEVTVKTLDSQSRTYTVGAQLTVKEFKEHIAPSVGIPVDKQRLIYQGRVLQDERTLADYNVGGKVIHLVERAPPPPSQPGSGSGGTSADSGPSSSSQGSSQVPPHDRNANSYVMLGTFNLPVNIMDPQQIQMSVQQMVSGMGENARNARVTTSTGSNGSVNVHIDMDQPVQSEPRLRLVLAENLLRDINDVIQRMEGRLSDSSSQTEATSAAAAAAAAAAPPPPSSSSTTSTPSPSAQPMDTSPPPTTPPPPPTSSAQSEGPTPQPGPNHPSPAELAEMLSELRRVEERLQPFIQRAHTILETATTAEYNNNTEREDDQRTLVLTWECLRLLGNALVALSDLRLNLMSPVPRHLHVVRPFSHYATPVTLPGSVHHHIPVQMNLGATMTMAGNSEGQAPPTQSASQSEQAGQGQTSPPQSSPSNQQAGQGQAGPRVIRISHQAVPVVMMQMNADGPGVNPAAAGQQMPGQPGALPPDFMRNLMQQISQYAAAVATSAATATATGQPVPPQPTPPGYSSTANSSTTTTGPNTPTTTPTAPPPPPHAGPQPQARVVFTRPPFAPNMPPPAFGTRGTTINVRAAMPGQQPGQAFNPAALNQMISGLVGQLLLPGQMPGHTVTSSSSTSSSTSSSFSSSSQNSSSTSSFSFSTSGPTPPPTTNTTSQPETNSSQPQSQEMPPDLGQLLGSLLGVAGGAGGGPIGAPSITVTTSGVPAFIQGVSEFMQQASQPIFTPPPPPAGTTPANAAGPNPTPNPPGAAEPLNPELFTGIVRGVLSTMMGSLGQAQNDTESIAQFMQRLSQATNIFISPEDPTGFFGELLMLVCQTFTMSDLVMLLHGQHQPLGRIQPQLTQFFTQNYLNGREPTDENIAAAADSLVNELEEYITESFAESSVTVLEGVDITQTNMSFFRQQLQHIATHILRCTDDSFGPRLLQMCNQALFECLALNLHCLRGDQRALTAVINHRIRRMSSDISPSLVNWMTSMMTMRLQVILEHIPITQEQIQNYIVHTQRDQSSATGTQEPERAQSATIGDTLSPAAATTAEEAMSVSHDTRASAREPRVLPGDLGSSGGAAPLGGDMAAAGAEGGSDESPRESEAWAAAVPPEWVPIIRCDMMTQRKMKAQPPMSDAYLHGMPAKRRKTGLGGGSLLSLSDAVSQAARTAGVKPITSAEQLQDDLETHELKEAYAEQVKTDIKKRVREDQDFNSQQFPNSHRAFSSDS, encoded by the exons ATGGAGGAACAAACTACAGACATAGAGGTGACAGTCAAAACATTAGACTCCCAAAGCAGAACCTACACTGTTGGTGCTCAG CTGACAGTGAAAGAGTTCAAGGAGCATATTGCACCTTCAGTGGGTattcctgtggacaaacagagGCTGATCTACCAGGGCAGAGTCTTACAGGATGAGAGAACTTTGGCAGACTATA ATGTTGGTGGCAAGGTGATACACCTTGTGGAGCGGGcgccccctccaccctcccagcctGGCTCAGGGTCAGGAGGCACTTCAGCCGACAGTGGGCCATCTTCTTCCTCCCAGGGATCATCCCAAGTGCCTCCGCATGATCGCAATGCTAACAGCTACGTAATGCTTGGAACCTTCAACCTCCCTGTTAACATCATGGACCCACAGCAGATACAG ATGTCTGTTCAGCAGATGGTGTCCGGCATGGGAGAGAATGCAAGGAATGCCAGAGTCACAACCAGCACTGGG AGCAATGGGTCTGTGAATGTGCACATTGATATGGACCAGCCTGTGCAGAGCGAGCCTAGGCTGAGGCTGGTGCTGGCTGAGAATCTGCTGAGGGACATCAATGATGTTATTCAAAGAATGGAG gGCCGGCTGAGCGACTCATCCTCCCAAACAGAGGcaacttctgctgctgctgctgctgctgctgctgctgctcccccccctccctcatcTTCATCTACCACCTcaactccctctccctctgcccaGCCCATGGACACCTCCCCACCTCCAACAActcccccacctccacccacctcaTCAGCACAATCTGAGGGACCAACACCCCAACCTGGACCCAA TCATCCCAGCCCAGCTGAGTTGGCAGAAATGTTATCTGAACTGCGGCGGGTGGAGGAGAGACTGCAGCCCTTCATTCAGAGGGCTCATACCATCTTAGAGACCGCCACCACAGCAgaatacaacaataataca gagagggaggacgaCCAGCGCACTCTCGTCCTGACGTGGGAGTGTCTCCGTCTCCTTGGCAACGCCCTTGTTGCCCTCAGTGACCTGCGATTGAACCTCATGAGCCCTGTGCCCCGCCACCTGCATGTGGTCCGGCCATTTTCCCACTATGCCACCCCAGTCACTCTGCCTGGATCTGTGCACCACCACATCCCAGTGCAA ATGAACTTGGGTGCCACGATGACTATGGCGGGTAACAGCGAAGGACAAGCCCCGCCCACTCAGTCGGCCAGCCAGTCTGAGCAGGCAGGTCAGGGACAGACCTCCCCCCCACAGAGTTCCCCGTCTAATCAGCAGGCTGGACAGGGACAGGCTGGCCCCCGGGTCATCAGGATCAGCCACCAGGCAGTCCCGGTGGTTATGATGCAGATGAACGCGGATG gcCCAGGTGTAAAccctgctgcagctggacagCAAATGCCTGGACAACCAG GTGCCCTCCCACCTGACTTTATGCGGAATCTCATGCAACAGATCAGCCAGTATGCTGCTGCCGTAGCTACTAGTGCTGCTACAGCTACTGCTACTGGCCAGCCAGTCCCACCCCAGCCCACTCCTCCTGGCTACAGCTCCACAGCCAACTCCTCAACTACCACCACAGGTCCTAAcacacccaccaccacccctaCTGCTCCCCCACCACCTCCCCATGCTGGCCCCCAGCCCCAGGCCAGGGTTGTGTTCACCCGGCCCCCCTTTGCACCCAACATGCCTCCGCCAGCCTTCGGCACCCGGGGAACCACCATTAATGTGAGGGCTGCTATGCCAGGCCAGCAGCCAGGACAG GCTTTTAATCCCGCTGCTCTCAACCAAATGATTAGTGGATTGGTTGGGCAGCTTTTGCTGCCAGGACAAATGC CTGGTCATACAGTCACATCCTCCTCATCCacatcctcctccacctcttcctccttttcctcctcttctcaaaactcctcatccacctcctccttttctttctccaccTCGGGACCCACACCTCCGCCTACCACAAACACAACCAGCCAACCTGAGACCAACTCCAGTCAGCCCCAGTCCCAGGAGATGCCTCCAGACCTTGGCCAGCTCCTGGGCTCTCTGCTGGGTGTAGCAGGTGGGGCTGGTGGGGGACCTATAGGGGCCCCTTCAATCACTGTTACCACATCTGGTGTCCCAGCCTTCATCCAGGGAGTGAGTGAATTCATGCAGCAG GCCTCCCAGCCAATCTTcactccaccccctcctcctgctggtaCCACTCCTGCTAATGCTGCAGGGCCCAACCCCACACCCAACCCCCCCGGTGCAGCCGAACCCCTCAACCCGGAGCTGTTCACAGGCATCGTCCGTGGAGTCCTGAGCACCATGATGGGCTCTCTGGGCCAAGCCCAGAACGACACAGAGAGCATTGCCCAGTTCATGCAGAGGCTGTCCCAGGCAACCAACATATTCATCAGTCCGGAGGATCCTACTG GTTTTTTTGGAGAGCTGCTGATGTTGGTGTGTCAGACGTTCACCATGTCGGACCTGGTGATGCTGCTTCATGGCCAGCACCAGCCCCTGGGCCGCATCCAGCCTCAACTGACCCAGTTCTTCACCCAGAACTACCTCAACGGCAGAGAGCCCACTGATGAGAACATTGCT gctgctgctgacagtcTTGTCAACGAGCTGGAGGAGTATATCACTGAGAGCTTT GCGGAGTCTTCAGTCACAGTGTTGGAGGGCGTTGACATCACTCAGACCAACATGTCGTTCTtcagacagcagctgcagcacattGCAACACACATTCTGCGTTGCACTG ATGACTCATTTGGCCCCCGACTGCTTCAGATGTGTAACCAGGCGCTGTTTGAGTGTCTTGCCCTGAACTTGCACTGCTTAAGAGGAGACCAGAGAGCCCTCACTGCAGTCATCAACCACCGAATA CGGAGGATGTCCAGTGACATCAGCCCCAGCCTGGTCAACTGGATGACCAGCATGATGACGATGAGACTGCAAGTCATTCTCGAGCACATCCCCATCACACAGGAGCAGATCCAGAACTACATAGttcacacacag AGAGATCAGTCTTCTGCAACTGGCACACAAGAACCTGAACGAGCACAAAGTGCAACG ATTGGGGACACCCTCTCACCGGCCGCAGCCACCACAGCAGAGGAGGCCATGTCCGTGTCACACGACACGAGGGCGTCAGCACGGGAACCAAGGGTGTTGCCTGGGGACCTGGGTTCCTCGGGAGGAGCTGCACCATTAGGTGGCGACATGGCAGCAGCGGGAGCCGAGGGAGGGAGTGATGAGTCTCCTCGAGAGTCGGAGGCCTGGGCGGCTGCTGTTCCCCCT GAATGGGTGCCCATCATCCGCTGTGACATGATGAcccagaggaagatgaaggctCAGCCTCCCATGTCTGACGCTTATTTGCATGGCATGCCAGCTAAACGCAGGAAG ACAGGACTGGGGGGTGGgagcctcctctccctctctgatgCAGTGAGTCAAGCAGCAAGGACAGCAGGAGTGAAGCCGATCACCTCAGCCGAGCAGTTACAAGACGATCTGGAGACCCACGAGCTGAAGGAAGCTTATGCAGAACAG GTTAAAACAGACATCAAGAAACGAGTGAGGGAAGACCAGGATTTCAACTCCCAGCAGTTCCCCAACTCACACAGAGCCTTCTCATCAGACTCATAA
- the LOC115567851 gene encoding tetraspanin-13-like: MVCGGFVCTKNSLCALNILYVLVSLLLMGVAAWGKWFGLVSSIRVVAGVIGVGVFLFLVAIVGLCGALKHHQVLLFFYMMILFIVFVVQFSVSCACLALNKDQQNLLLEVGWNKSEDTQKDVEKTLDCCGFSYVNYNGSCPARCFHDAPSQSCNTCSNIIQQYTGEVLRFVGGIGLFFSFTEILGVWLAHRYRNIKDPRSNPGAFL, from the exons ATGGTTTGCGGCGGATTTGTTTGCACTAAGAACTCCCTCTGCGCTCTCAACATACTTTATGTT TTGGTGAGCCTGCTGCTGATGGGCGTGGCGGCGTGGGGGAAATGGTTCGGCCTGGTCTCCAGCATCAGGGTGGTGGCGGGGGTCATCGGCGTGGGCGTGTTCCTGTTCCTGGTGGCCATCGTGGGGCTGTGCGGCGCCCTGAAGCACCACCAGGTCCTGCTCTTCTTC TACATGATGATCCTGTTCATAGTGTTCGTCGTGCAGTTTTCTGTGTCCTGTGCTTGTCTGGCCCTGAATAAAGACCAACAG AACCTCCTGCTGGAGGTCGGATGGAACAAATCCGAGGACACTCAAAAAGACGTGGAGAAAACACTGGACTGCTGTGGCTTCTCTTACGTCAACTACAACGGCTCGTGTCCCGCT agGTGCTTCCATGACGCCCCCTCACAGTCATGCAACACGTGCTCGAACATCATCCAGCAGTACACGGGCGAGGTGCTCCGGTTCGTCGGGGGGATCGGACTCTTCTTCAGCTTTACAGAG ATCCTTGGAGTTTGGCTCGCACACAGATACAGAAACATCAAAGATCCTCGATCAAATCCTGGAGCCTTTCTATAA
- the glrx3 gene encoding glutaredoxin 3, with amino-acid sequence MANLVEAKTQQQFEDFLAKAGKCLTVVHFTATWAPQCGQMNDVMAELAKEHTSTTFVKLEAEAVPEVSEKYEITSVPTLLFIKGGEKVDRLDGANAPELTKKVQRLAVTGSPAGSAGSGTTDLNQRLKKLINAAPCMLFMKGSAQEPRCGFSRQIVGLLKEHNIQFSSFDILSDEEVRQGLKTYSNWPTYPQLYANGELVGGLDIVKELAETGELENTCPKAVTLEHRLKAAINQSPVMLFMKGNKEGAKCGFSRQTLEILNNTGVDYDTFDILQDEEVRQGLKTYSNWPTYPQLYVKGELIGGLDIIKELMESGDLVSTLMGES; translated from the coding sequence atggCGAATCTCGTGGAGGCGAAGACCCAACAACAATTTGAAGATTTCCTAGCCAAAGCCGGAAAATGCCTGACTGTGGTGCATTTCACGGCGACATGGGCTCCTCAGTGCGGCCAGATGAACGACGTGATGGCCGAGCTGGCCAAGGAACACACGAGCACCACGTTTGTCAAGCTAGAGGCGGAAGCGGTGCCGGAGGTGTCGGAGAAGTATGAAATCACCTCCGTCCCCACATTGCTTTTCATcaagggaggagagaaggtggACCGCCTGGACGGGGCCAACGCTCCGGAGCTGACCAAGAAGGTACAGCGCCTGGCTGTCACCGGGAGTCCGGCTGGAAGTGCCGGAAGCGGCACCACGGACCTGAACCAGCGGTTGAAGAAGCTGATCAACGCGGCCCCCTGCATGCTCTTCATGAAGGGGTCCGCGCAGGAGCCCCGCTGCGGCTTCAGCAGGCAGATAGTGGGCCTGCTGAAGGAGCACAATATCCAGTTCAGCAGCTTCGACATCCTGTCAGACGAGGAGGTCCGACAGGGGCTGAAGACCTACTCCAACTGGCCCACATACCCTCAGCTGTATGCGAATGGAGAGCTGGTGGGGGGACTGGACATAGTGAAGGAGCTGGCTGAGACCGGGGAGCTGGAGAACACCTGCCCCAAGGCCGTGACCCTGGAGCACCGTCTGAAAGCCGCCATCAACCAGAGCCCAGTCATGCTGTTCATGAAGGGCAACAAGGAGGGCGCAAAGTGTGGCTTCAGCAGGCAGACACTGGAGATTTTGAACAACACCGGGGTGGATTATGACACCTTTGATATTCTGCAGGATGAAGAGGTGCGTCAGGGGCTCAAGACATACTCTAACTGGCCAACCTACCCGCAGCTTTACGTGAAAGGAGAGCTGATCGGAGGTTTGGACATAATcaaggagctgatggagagcGGAGACCTGGTCTCGACGCTGATGGGGGAGTCGTAG